Within the Gemmatimonadaceae bacterium genome, the region TGCTAATGCCGATCGGAACCGGAGGATACGCTGTCGGGCTAGGGATCGCTCAGCGCGGCCAGGGCTGGTACTTCAGCCATGGCGGTTCCAACTGGGGCTTCCAGTGCCTCCTTGTCGCGCACGTCAGAAAGGGCTACGGCGTAGTGATCATGACAAACGGTGACGGCGGCGGTCAGTTACTCAGCGAGATCGAGGGACGCGTCGCCGCCGCGTACGGCTGGGATACGCTCGACAAGTCCATCCCTCGCTGAACCCGGCCAACGTCTTTCTGGCCACGAATCAGCCCCCGGAGCTAGAAGTTCGCTCATGACGAGCATTGTATTGGTGCCGGGCGACTATCTCTTTGGCGACATGCACGCTGGAGTACGTAAGTGAAATCGACTGCGAACCCTTTGTGAGGCTTCATGAGCATTGCTCCCACTACAGGCGGTCGAAGTCCCGCGAGCCGGCTCCGCATTTGGGTCGGCATCGTACTCCTTATGCTTGGGCTGATCGGCCATCTGTACGCGGCGCACGCCATGGGCGGAAGTACAGTGGCCTACACCCATCACGTGTTCGGCTTCTTCCTGATTCTCGTCCTGACGGGCGCCATCATCGCGGCCCTAGGGTGGCGCTTCTGGCGATCCCGCCCTGACATCACGGTGATGGCGGTTGGCGCGGTGCAGGCGCTCTTCGGTCTACTCGTGGCCGTCTAACCCACGCCCATCACAGGGCGCGGTTTGCCTCTTCGTTGAATCCTTCATCATTCCGCTCGCCCAGGGAGACACGGTGAACATCGAAGCCAGGTCAGGTCTCGACCCTTGGAAAAAAGCCGAGCTGCCCGAGCCGCCGATGCCCAGTGGGCTGGGCTGGCTCGGAGTCGTCGGCCCCGGCGTCATCGTACTCGGCGCAGCGATCGGCGGCGGCGAATTTCTGCTCGGTCCAGCCGTTTTCGTTCGCTACGGTTTCTCCCTCCTCTGGATCACGGCGGTCGCAGTATTCCTCCAGACCGTGTTCAACACCGAGCTGATGCGCTACACACTCGCCACCGGCGAGCCGGTATTCACCGGGTTCATGCGCACGCGCCCGTCGGCAACACTCTGGGGCTGGGTGTACGCGTTCCTCTTCATCCTCCAGCTCGGGTGGCCCGCATGGGCCGCGAACGCAGCGGCGGCCGCCTTCTTCCTTTTCACGAAGCGCCTGCCTGAAGCGGCCGATGCCAACGCGGTTTACCTCATTGGCGTCGGCACTTTCCTCGCGTGCGTAGCGATTCTTCTTTTCGGCCGCCGCATCGAGCGGACACTCGAGCTCCTGAACGCAATCCTCATTGTCTGCATCCTCGGCAGCTTTGTTGTGCTGGCAGTGATCTTCGTGCCGCTGACGATCTGGATTGCCGGTGCTGCAGGTTATGCAGGGTTCAGTGTGGAGCAGCGCGCGTTCGATTTTCTCCCGCAGAACGCTGACTTCTTCCTCCTCGGCGCGCTCGCGGCATACTCGGGTGCCGGCGGAGTTGCGAATGTCGTGTTATCCAACTGGGCGCGCGACCGCGGATACGGGATGGGACAACGCACCGGCTTCATCCCTGCCGCCGTCGGCGGCGAGAAGGGACATGTCGCACCCACCGGATTCATTTTCACGCCTGATGCCGAGTCCATGAAACGGTGGCGCGGCTGGTGGAACGTTGTGCGCGCGGACCAGTGGGGAGTCTTCTTCGTCGGCGCCATTCTCGGCATGCTGCTTCCAGCGCTTCTCTACGTGAACTTCCTCCCCGCTGGAAGCGACATTCGCGGACTTGGGATAGCCGCAGCACTCGCCAATGCGATCGGCGCCCAGGCCGGACCATTGCTCGCCGGATTCATCGCGTTCCTCGGTGTGTGGCTGCTTTTCAAATCACAGCTCGACCTGCTCGAGGCGACGGTGCGAGTTGTCACTGACCTGGTCTGGACCGGAAGCTCGCGTGCACGGAGCTGGCGTGGCGGCGACGTGCGTGCGCTCTACTATACGGTACTCGTCATCGTTGTTATCTGGGGCATGATTGCACTCCGCCTCGCCCAGCCGATCGTGCTGTTACAGCTCGGAGCCAACATTGCCGGAGCGACGTTCGTCATTGCCGCTGCGCACCTGCTCTACATCAACACACGATTGCTGCCCGAGGAGCTGCGTCCTCCCGTATGGCGACGCGCGTGTCTCGTAGGGATGATGTTGTTCTACTCTTTCTTCGCGGTGCTGTCGGCACGCACCCTGTTCTAGCTGAGTGCGGGCTTAGTGGACGGTCATCCGCGCTGGCGGTTGGGTCGGCCACAGCACAAAATCATGCAGGGCAGCCGACGGTCTCCACACATGATGAGCGACCTCATGAGAAACTGGGTTTACCTGGCAATAACTATCTTTGGCGAGGTGGTTGCGACATCTGCTCTGAAGTCCAGCGACGGATTCACCAAGCCTCTTCCGTCGGCTGTCGTTGTCGTTGGTTACGGCCTCGCTTTCTACTTCCTGTCTCTGGCGCTGAAATCGATTCCAGTAGGTGTCGCTTATGCGATCTGGGCGGGGGTTGGAATCGTGCTCGTCGCGACCATTGCCTGGATATTCCACGGACAGAAGCTCGACGTATGGGCCGTTGTTGGAATCGGCTTGATCATCAGTGGTGTCGCAGTCCTCAACCTGCTTTCAAGGACCAAGAGTCACTGATCTACTGCGCGCCGGCGCCCCGCCTTACCCCCAGGCTCAAGATCCTCGAAACGAGATCGCCGTACGTCATGCCCACCAACGCGGCCGCCGACGCGATCTCCTCGCCGTCGGAGATGTCAGGATTGGGGTTCGCGTCGAGAAAGTACGGCACGTTGGAAGCGCTCAACCGGAAGTCGATTCGCGCGTAGCCGTCCAGCTCGAGCGTGCGGTAGATGCGCTTCGCGAGGCGCGCGATCCGCTCCTTCACCTCCGGCTCCATCCCCTCGGCCGCCGCGAGCGCGATGCCGCGCTTCGCCTGATAGGCGAGATCGTGCTTGACCTTCGCGGTCGCGATGAGTGCAGCGTTTGCCGGCATGTTCTCGAAGACCAGCTCGATCGGCGGTAGCGCGACAAGCCGGTCGTTTCCGATTACGCCGACGTAGATCTCCCGCCCTTCAATGAAGCGTTCCGCGATGGCATCCGTGCCGATGCTCTCGTGCACGAAGTCCACGCGTTCCGCGAGCCGTTCGTCGTCTTCGACCAGCGACGCCTGCGCGATCCCGTACGACGCGTGCTCAAGGAGACTCTTCACGATCAGCGGAAACTCGAGCTTCCGCGGACGGCGCGTGCGGCGTCCTCGCGGAATGACGAGGAAATCCGGGACCGGAATGCGATGGTACGCGAGCAGTTTTTTGGAGAGCGACTTGCTGCGCGCGAGAATGAGCCCGCGCGGATTGCAGCCGGTGTACGGCACGCGCAGCAGCTCGAGCAGGCTCACCACGTTCTGATCGAAGAGCATGTTGCTGTGAAACTCCTCGAGCAGGTTGAACACCACGTGTGGCTTGAGCTCCTCGACCGCATCGCGAATCGGAAGGAATTCGTCCTGAACGCCGAGCACGCGTTCCTGATGCCCAAGTCGCCGAAGACATTGCACGATATCAAATTCCGCTTTGAGCGCGAGCGCCTCCTGCGGCGTGAGCCCCTCCAGCGAATCCGGTGGAACGTGGTCGGGGTGCACGAGCACAAGAACGCGCAGCTTTTTCACAGCGCGATCCAGTCCCGGCGCGCTTCGGTGTACAGGAAGTGCATCGTCTTCACCGTGAGGAGAACGGCGAAATCCATCCGGAGCTGGCGATCGCCACCGACTGCGCGCAATCGAAGCTCGCGCGAGCGGCGAAGCATCTGCCCCAGCACCACGTCGAGTGTGAATTCGTATTCGCCGGTCCACTTTGCGACCATTCGCCGGATCTCCGTGCGATTGCGTCGCAGAAAAGTTGACGCGCGCGGCTGGTTGCGGTGTGCCGGCGAG harbors:
- a CDS encoding Nramp family divalent metal transporter; protein product: MNIEARSGLDPWKKAELPEPPMPSGLGWLGVVGPGVIVLGAAIGGGEFLLGPAVFVRYGFSLLWITAVAVFLQTVFNTELMRYTLATGEPVFTGFMRTRPSATLWGWVYAFLFILQLGWPAWAANAAAAAFFLFTKRLPEAADANAVYLIGVGTFLACVAILLFGRRIERTLELLNAILIVCILGSFVVLAVIFVPLTIWIAGAAGYAGFSVEQRAFDFLPQNADFFLLGALAAYSGAGGVANVVLSNWARDRGYGMGQRTGFIPAAVGGEKGHVAPTGFIFTPDAESMKRWRGWWNVVRADQWGVFFVGAILGMLLPALLYVNFLPAGSDIRGLGIAAALANAIGAQAGPLLAGFIAFLGVWLLFKSQLDLLEATVRVVTDLVWTGSSRARSWRGGDVRALYYTVLVIVVIWGMIALRLAQPIVLLQLGANIAGATFVIAAAHLLYINTRLLPEELRPPVWRRACLVGMMLFYSFFAVLSARTLF
- a CDS encoding multidrug efflux SMR transporter codes for the protein MRNWVYLAITIFGEVVATSALKSSDGFTKPLPSAVVVVGYGLAFYFLSLALKSIPVGVAYAIWAGVGIVLVATIAWIFHGQKLDVWAVVGIGLIISGVAVLNLLSRTKSH